The sequence below is a genomic window from Uranotaenia lowii strain MFRU-FL chromosome 2, ASM2978415v1, whole genome shotgun sequence.
CAAGTCAAagcaaacgaaagaaaaaatgaaCGGTATCCGTTGTCGTCGACGTAGTTACGGGAGCAAACGTGGACACACATCAGCACCGAACGCGAGCAAAACGAAGACTGAATGAATGATTCTCGGAGCGGAGGGCTTGGCTTGACGCTGGCTCGATTAAACGCACGTCGCAGCAGAGCAAGCAGGACAGGTTGGCTGGCTGGGTTCAGTTTGGTCAGGTTTCTTTCTCTTTCCATGATTGAAATCAAAGCATTCGCTCTTCTCTTTTGGTAGTGCTCTCCGAATTGTCTCAGTTCTCTCTCGCCAATTTTGTGAATTGAAAAGCTAGTCTCGAATGAAATTTTCTTGAATGGTTGAGAGATTCGAGAGAAGATGGCCGGCAGTGTTTACAGATATTTGCGAATTTACTGATTTGCTTGTTACTATACATGAAAAGTTACCTTTCGTTTACTTTTATGGTTTGATGAAAGTTATTTTCATCACGgtttttgatttgcatttcttCGTTGTCTGAATCAAACACTGTCAGATGATTCAATCCGTAACGGTACGTATAGGAGACAAAACAGCACTTTTTCAGGTCAAGCATCCATTGCGAATCAAGGAACATCGCGAATACGTCCACCAGAATTCGATAGATTTAGATCGATAGTGCCACCACTGTACGAGAATTCAAAATCTGTTGTCTGAAAAAGGCTTTTAGGATGAACTTGCGTCAGGCATTCctcgaaattttaaataaaattcgttAGTCCGCTTCAGACGTAGCCATAATTGGTCAGCaccttttttttgtgatggtcccacagtcaaaattgggtccttcctccaccccatacgctacTTAAGAAGTGGAAGGGACAGTTTATCCTATGGATAATTTTGTTTGCATCATTTTGTCTAATTCTGTACGACTTGTTTGTCTAACTCCCGcatatgtccatcaccgtacaattttatatctggtttttcgccagatcttcatcacaagcatatgatcctttttaggattagtcattatttcaaattgtcTGTTTAACGTGCTGTATTGCCagtttcttgaaaatgtttatgtttgaactgtctttgatATTCTGCGGCAGGctgttaaacatttttagaCCGTTGTAGAAAACTGATCGTTTTGTCATTTCCTTTCTCGTATTCGGTAATCTAAAATCATGGGCTCTCCTCGTATTGTAGCTATGTACATCGTTGCCGTACTGCAGACCGTCCATTAAGTAAGCCGGTAACATTCCgttcttcattttatttataaaaatcaaactgttatACGCAATTCTCTGTTTCACTGACAACCATTGAAGTATGTCGAGCATCAATGTACTTGGTGTGTATCGATTACATCgtatcactactcgcatgatcttattttgaattcttcacCTCTCGAATCCGATAGCGCGCTGTGTAAATCACACAGTTATCTGCTACGATTTGAAGAGCGCCACACCTTCTTCCGAAATGCTCTACACTCGTTTCCGAGTAAAGCCAAACCAAAGTGCCGAGCGAAACCGTCGTTTTTGTTCGTTGAACTGTCATTTTCGTACAATTCGTAGCTATTCAAGCTCACAATTTCgacgaaatattttttactcgCAATTCAAGCTCTCAATTCGGCGCAGCAATTCAAGCTCGTTATTCGGCGCAGCATTTCTAGTTCACAATTTGGCGTAGTAATACAAGCTCGCAACTTCGGCGCAACAATTCAAGCTTGCAATTCGGCACAGCATTTCTAGCTCGCAATTCAGTGCAACAATTCTATCCCGCAATTCGGCGTAGCAATACAAGCTTGCAGTTCGGCGCAGCATTTCTAGCTCGCAATTCTGAGCAACAATTCAATCCCGCAATTCGGCGAAGCAATACAAGCTTGCAAGCCGGCGCAGCATTTCTAGCTCTCAATTCGGCGCAGCATTTCTAGCTCACAATCTGGCACAGCAATTCAAGCTCGCAATTTCGGCGCAGCAATTCCGCGTAGCATTTCTAGCTCGCAATTCAGAGCAGCATTTCTAGCTCACAATTTGGCACAGCAATTCAAGCTCGCAATTCGGCCCAGTATTTCTAGCTCGCAATTCGGTGCAGCAATTCATTCAAGCTCGCGATTCTGCGTAGCAACACAAACTCGCAATTCGGCGCAGGATTTCTAGCTCACTGATTGGCGCAACAATTCAAGCTCGCAATTTCGGGGCAGCATTTCTAGCTCTCAATTTGACGCAGCAATTCAAGCTCGCAATTTGGGCACAGCATTTCAAGCTCGCAATTCGGCGTAGCAATTCAAGCTCGCAAATCGGCGTAGCAATTCAAGCTCGCAATTCGGCGCTCGCGAAATTCTTCCTTCGATATTTCTATTATATTCATttctattttccatttttctttatAAACTCAGCTTGGTTAAAAATTGGATCCTGGAAGGATCGCCATATGTGGAAACCGCATAAATGCCAAAGTGGCACATAAAATTCCTCGATGACTCCTCCAAGTACGATCCGTTGCGTTAGCGATCGTCGCTCACCGGCGGATCGTCATCGCTTTCCTTTTTcttgtaaagatttttttcaactttgttatTCTGCTAGCAACTGTTACTATAGCTCGGTTTGGTTGAGGATTGATAACAGAATGAGTTTATTTAAAGCTTTCTATGTCAATGGTTACTATTCCAACACAGACAATACGATAATTTTGTGAGTTAAGCTCGGTACGCTTTTATGAAGGCACGAGTGTAAGCTCGTCGTTGTTATCTATCGCTATTCAAACCGACCATCTATGTATGTAGACATCCAAGAGATAAGTTATGCATCACTTGAGATATTATCGCGCTAGCATTAAGATTCATTTCGAAAGTCCGGATttccgacttccgacaaagCGAAATGAAGTACTAGATCGTCGGAAGTCTATGTTCTGCTGTCAGTTCACCAAcgacgtttctaaaatttcgattttaatgTCCTATATTCCTATTCCAAGCCTCATTGTGGTTTCCACAGTGACGAAATTTATGTTTGTACATACCCTTGCCGGAAGCAACCTCCATTTCCAAAAGTGTCGAAGATGACCAATACTCGTAATCTTGTACTTTTGGCTCGGGTAAGCGATACAGCTATCGATGTCACTCTCACATGTGAGACTTGCAAGTCGCGTCTATCACATTAGATAAACCAGATACTCTTCTTAAGACGACAAAACATTCGCTCGCGAATAAAAACTGCTTCGTCGAGACTTCCCTTGAGCTGAAAATTTCACTAATACTTGGTTTTCCTCATCACATTTCCCTTTGTAAACCCAATTGGAATTGATTATTGTTCTGCCGTGGGCGTTTAGACGCCTGGTTGCCATCTTCCTGTTAGAAAAAAACTGAGGTGCGGGTTGCGACAAACACTTCGGAAAAAGTTTAGTTTTGGTTCATCAGTATTCACTCCTGCCAACATTACAAGATTACGATAGGTATTAATcgtaaaacgactttaatcatCAACAATATGCATTACATACCTGTTTCCGCTGGATGCTGGGTGTAGTATTTTTCATACGTCAACTCAGATTAAAATGGAATATGTCAAGAACCTGAGTCGACTGTAGTCGACAACTTTCAATCCTATCCTGTATTTAGCTGCTTATGGTGCATGGGCTCGACCACAGCCTAATTACATGGCTGAAACATCTATGCCATTGATGGTGCTGGTAGTTCTTCAAATGATGATCGCTGGATACTTGCATTAACGACTCTCCTAATCTCAAGTGGTACAAACTACCGTAGCTCCGACTTTcttcgaatattctattcgacAACACTTTCGATCTCAACACACTTTTAGTCCTTTCCAAACACGCTTTATTACACTACAATTGGCCATTATTCACATCAACCATACCATGCTATCATTTCTAAGTTGAGATTGTTCATCGGCCTTTTAAAATATCTCTTGCCTTCTTTCGTGTTAATATTATCGACATTGATGACTTGGTCTTctgtcgggtttttttttcgtaccccAACCACTTTGTCCGAATAGTAGAAACTAAGTTTATCCTAACTCACACGTGTTTACTAATTTTAGTgggttgtgccaacgtaagaacttttaaccacacaaataacacacgacgtattacaagacaagacacttaacgttcttactaacggaaaaaaggaactaaaattacctttttgtcgaccggttttgggctcgatgttgcccatctacaggaccaTGTCCGACTGATTACGTAGAAGAAAAACACTAATACAGCATTATACTATCACGCAGTATTTGTCGAAGAGGGGTTGgttttttatatacatttttgTTTGCCAATTTGGCGCGTCATCCTCATTCAATAAAGGCCTCTCTGAAGTCGTGATATACGTCGATTCCCAGGCATTTAAATGCGACGGTTTTCgaacacattttttgaatttcaccttTTCCCAATCTATGGAATGGTTGAATTCTGATGTATGGGCGGCTACACTGGATTCGTTGGATCTGTTGTTGTCTTTGGCGTTTTTAAACTCCTTTATCCGTGTTTTTAATTTGCGCCTTGTTTGGCCAATATAGAATGCCGGGCAGGTCTCGCAAGGTATCTCGTAGATACCAGATCTTTCCTCTGGAGGCACCTTATCTGTTAAGTGAAACCAAACAATCTTTTAATGTGTTGGAACTTTTGTATGCCACTTTCAAACATTGTTGGAAAGGATCTTAAGAATACTATTGGTCAGTGGTGGGTGGAACGGCAAACTTAAACTTTGGGATTCTTCCTTTTCTGGTTTGAAAGTGGTGGCATTACtttaaaacctttttctttCGTGTTTGCGTAGAATTTTATAATCCTTTCTTTTTCGCTGAAACGCAGCTTATTTTTGTGCACcaaaatgatttgaatctaCCTGTATGTAACGATCGGTTGTGTCGGTTTACGGTAGATTCCAAATTTCACCGTGCTATCACTTATTTTTGGGGACCCTCATCTTTGGTTCGCCATGTCCTTTTAAAGCGGTGGAAATACGGCTGCTCACTGTGGAAACCCACGCTCAAATCttgttcaattcaatttcaCTCGTGGTGAATGGTGATAGAAATACGGAACATACAGGTGTTTTTTCTTCGCTGATCTACATGCATAAGTCTgtcttttttcaaacttaaattttgaagtttcaaatttagtttcggTTAGTAAATAAGGACTTCGGGGGAGTAACTAACACAACTTCTGATAGGATAGGTTTAGTCTTATTTAACATCAAAAGTGCATTTCTTTTTATTGGATTTCGCATCCTGAGTTCACTTTACCGCGAGATCACTGCTATAAACTAGCATTCATTCCACACTCCAACTGAACTAGGTAGGTAAGAATTTTCATCTTAGCTATTGCTCGCTTGTCCGGGGGCAGCCGTTGAAGCGGTCCCACCAGTGACATGGCAAAATATTCCTCCTCACTCAACCTGCTCGGCTCTTGGTGTGAAGATGCTGGCGGAATTTGTTGGCTGGTTCGAGATTCAACTGGATCCGGCTGATAAGATAATCCTGTTTCCCTCTCCCTAGTGGGAGACTTTTCAGGTGGATTTTCTAAACGATCTTGTTCTAGCGTACTGCTCTTAATGGCATCAGCTTCTTCTATTAGCTGAGATTCTGGATAATCTGAATTAGTTTCTTCCTGGTAGTTCAGAGCTGGTGCTGTTGTTTCGGAAGGATCTTGAATGCTCTCAGAACTATGTTCTGGTTCCGTTGATAAGTTTAGCAAAATTTCAGTCTCCTCCACAGGAATcgaaaaatcatcagatttatCGGAAGGTTCATCCAAATGCTCATTTTGACTATCGGAATTTTGATGGGTCTTTTCGTGGTTTTGCGACAAACTTTTTGATGAATCCATATCGTTATGATATTTGCTAAATTGGCCACGTAATTCAGTACTACAGGAAACTTGCGAATCGTCAACAATAGCAGCGTCCGACTTTGCTTTAAagatcagttttttcaaaacaatcactTTTTTTGGAACCTGTTCTTGATCCGGTTCAATCTTCCGCTTTGAACTGTGCTTAGGTGGCTCGATTGGTTTTGGTACTTTATGCAAATGCAAGTCATTAAGATTTTCGCTGGGCTTTTCCTGTGCATAATTGTTGCCTCCAGCAGTCGCAGTATTTTCTAAGCTCTCGCCAACATCAGAAACTGATGAGCTAACGTATTGCGACGTATCTGTAAgactgaaaaattgaaaaaaaaatgtagaaacataaatattataaatccAAAGTAGGAATAATTCAATAATACAAATCTGGCTCTGAGGGCCTTAATAAGCAATAGAACTTATAATATGCTGGTGGTCGATTTCTTAAATagaatttgattagatgttccgaaatttcaaaagcgtttttctcgtttcgagcaaactgctagtttcgctcttatgaaatgttacgctagtcCCTGATTAGGATTCCAGGTTCATGTTTATAATTAAGTGAAGCATAATTTGTATAAATATtagcacaaaaacaaaaattacctgTCAGCAACATCCTTCATCATCTGTCCATAGTCCATTTCCGAAAGTGTTTGGGTGGTGGTAACAtagaaatctaaaaataattaaaaaaaaaatgaattttaataagcttGTGATATATTGTTATCTTATTATGAATAATCATACCTTCCCCCCTGTCGACTGTTTGCCGGAAGTCCAACGGGACGGCATCATGGCGCAACGAGGTCCGGGTAAACTGCCTACGCATGAAGCGCTCCTCGAAGTGCGCCTCGCAAACGTAGCGCCGTGCAGTGGCCGGAAGCGAAAGCGCGTCCTCATTGCCGGACATCTTGAGCCATTCCTCGCGTCTTGGGTCCGTTGCCGGCGGCAGGGTAAAGAATTTGATCTTCCCAAAAGGGCCCCGCAGATTGTAACATTTGGCAAAGAAACAGGCGTTCATCCGGGGGACACAACTCGTGATTTCCTTGaacttatttttaagataattgCGAGAAAGTCGCGGTTTCACgcgtgaaattcaaaaattacactgATCAAACAATTCCTTGCTGATCAAAACACAAATTGGAATGATTGTATACGCTTTCTTAAAAAGCAGTCGTTTCTGGCACAAATCGAGATACTGTAATGAGTAAAATGTGGTCTCGCttcttagcaaaaaaaaatttcaaatttttattaaccAAGAGGTGTAAATTTAATGACCTTGTTCTAATCAAGATTTTCCGTAATCAAATACATGGCTGGAGTCAATTTCGTTGATGTGACGGTCGACTGTTTATCAGGGttattatttgtcattttcaaaacaaacaaaatggcCAATTTCGTATCGTAAAACTTACAGTTCACTTTTTAtgcataaaaatatatttttaatagcGATATACGGCTTAGTTCaaactcaatttttaattttgctgtAAAAACAAAAGTAAGACCATTTacctaaaacttaaaaaaatggaacttcattaatttttacaaaatattcaagaaatggATAGaatgattcaaattcaaaacgtTTCAGAAATAACGTCAAGAACCAGACGCTGGCAACATTGATCATCAGTGCCGCAAATCGATGATGACActggaaaaaaaagattgaaatgtcaaaattataCAACCGCGATAAAGACACGGCGAAGAAGATTGCAAAGTTCGATTCGGTTGCTGGctccaaaaaatattactttttatcGGAAAAAGTGTTCCGGGACCGCGTTTCTCACGTGTAAACCCGCGCGGCCAAGTTACTAGACAAGAGTTTTCGAAAAGTGAGAAGATTCCAGTCCGTTTGAGCTCCCTAGAACGCGGTGAAAATGTTTACAGTCAATACACATCAGCACGTAAGTTTGCCAATATGGTCGATGAAAGTAAAAGCCagaatttcacaaaaactgcCCTTCCCACGTCAGACGGGGTGAttgaaatcggatttttttttgtaccttctagcAAATACTGTTTCACCTTACGCAAATCACTCCGCGGCACAGTAATTTGGCTTCGTTCAAGAAGCATCACAAACATAATCAGCAGCACGCACAAGGGAAGGAAGCGTCCGCCTGTTTCGGTCAGCCGGATTTCGTCCCCCGGTTAAAGCGATCGCTGGTGCAATTCTATACCGATAGCTTCCGGCAGTCGACAACACATGTAGAACAATCCAGCTGCACCGGTGCCAGTTTAGGTCCGGGCCAGTCCAGCGCCAGCAAACCGGACACGGCGCAGCTCTACGAACTGAAACTACCTCGTCGCATCGAAAGGAACCTCCTGAAGCACTACAGCAACATCCAGGTGGTGGCAAGCGATCGGGATGATGTTCCATGGAGCATAAGCCTCACACCGAAGGCGAGTCGGAGTGGACGTGGCAGGGAACCGGAAACAGTACTATTCAGTGGCTCTCTGGTACAGAAACTGGTCGGAAACTTGCTGGGAAATAGCAATGCGGGGGGACTTGCGGCTTCTTTgttccagcagcagcaacagcgagGATTCAAGACGGTCCGATCGATCAATGCCGAACAGAAGCGCAACCCGGGACTGTTCACCAGGGTCAAGGAATCATTGGGTAAGTAATCTTCGAAAGACTGCTACAGAAATAGCCAGATAAATATCACAAATTTCTAGGACTATCTCACTTTAACACATAAGAAATCATTGTATTCCGGATTTCTTAAAACCAACAAGTTTTGGAAAGGAAAAcggtcaaaattaaaataagaaccTATACACGCTACTCAGAaggaaactttttcaatttaaaataaaactggtTATTTCGAAGCTCTCATAGTTTTCTTATAATTCGAATATTCACTTACTTAAAATTGCATCATCTACTTCCAGCTGCTCCAGCACCGGCACCGATTTCCCACAAGTACGAACCGGTCCCGTTCAATGCGCAAACTATGACGCCGCAGCAGTTCGCCGAACCGTTCCACAAGCTGGTGAGTGACGTCAACGATCCGAACCTCTCGGAGGAGCAGCGGCAACGCTTGAAGGTGGCCTTCGCCGAGGGCTATCTGACCGCGACGCACCCGGAGCACGCCAATCGCTCCGGCAAGGCGATGCGGTACCTGAAGGTGCTGCAGCAGCTGCTGATCATCGCGTTGTTTATCGGGATCTTTATCAGCTTGTTCGTGTCGACCAACGGGTCTGTCTTTAGGTCTGCTATCGAGAACTTTGCAATTGATTATTTGGGCGTTGTGGTTGCTTGCGCATGTTATTCGATTGTATTGTTCGTGAACTCTTTTAAACTGATGATTGTTCTTTTTTCTGTTtcgttttttgttcttttgcaAATACTTGTCTTTCCTATTTTCAGTAGAATACAAATTGGCAACCAGGTCGAGGTGGACCCGGAAGATATTTCT
It includes:
- the LOC129747819 gene encoding uncharacterized protein LOC129747819, producing MNACFFAKCYNLRGPFGKIKFFTLPPATDPRREEWLKMSGNEDALSLPATARRYVCEAHFEERFMRRQFTRTSLRHDAVPLDFRQTVDRGEDFYVTTTQTLSEMDYGQMMKDVADSLTDTSQYVSSSVSDVGESLENTATAGGNNYAQEKPSENLNDLHLHKVPKPIEPPKHSSKRKIEPDQEQVPKKVIVLKKLIFKAKSDAAIVDDSQVSCSTELRGQFSKYHNDMDSSKSLSQNHEKTHQNSDSQNEHLDEPSDKSDDFSIPVEETEILLNLSTEPEHSSESIQDPSETTAPALNYQEETNSDYPESQLIEEADAIKSSTLEQDRLENPPEKSPTRERETGLSYQPDPVESRTSQQIPPASSHQEPSRLSEEEYFAMSLVGPLQRLPPDKRAIAKMKILTYLVQLECGMNASL